The nucleotide sequence TAGAGAGCAGCTCCCGCGTCTTGTCAAACTCGTCGCGCCCGTCGCCCCACGCTAACGACCGTCGTCCGGCGCGCCTGGCGCAGCATGGCCGGGCTCCGGAGGTGTATATCCACGAGAACCGGGGACACGGGTTCACCGCCGCCGCCGAGAACCGGCACTATGAGCTTCTGACCGAATTCTTCATGCACCATCTCGGCTAGCAGCGCGATGGTCCTGCAGGCCGGCGGGGCGGCTCAAACACGCCGTCGAGCCCAGAGCAGCCCCCTTGTGTGCAGCCATACCAGCGCGACTCGACGAAGACCGGCGCGCGACGCGGATTGTCGACGACAAACTCGCATCTGTCGAACACCGTCTCGACGATCATGCAGCTGTTGAACGTGCATGGCCCCTGCAGATTATCGAGCACGAACCGGCAATCCTCGAAGCGGCAGGCAATGACCTCACATTGGGTGAATGACGTGCCGCGAAACACGCAGCTCTTGAACGTCGTGTGCGCCAGCAAAGTCGTATTGAACAAGCCCCAGTACCAATCGATCCCGCGCAGCTCGCATCCCAGCAGCGCGCCGCCAATGGTCTGCCCCTCGATTTCGAGCCGAGCAAAATTGCACCAGCGGAATACGGCCTCGTCCCACGAGCGGCCGCGTGGCGGACCGGTTTCCCGTGTGAAAGTCTCGTGTTCGATGAGCATGCTGCGTCCTGCGGTGAGCCGGCAACGCTACACGAAAACGACTTCCGCGCACTTGTCGCTCCGCGCCGTCATGCGGCATGCTCGCGAGTCGCGGAAGTCTGAAGGAATGCTCCTTTATGCAGTTGCGAGTATCGCTGTCGTGCCGTGTGCATCAGAACCTCGAACGTATTCCTGCGACAAACCGACTTAGCCAGTGCCCGGGCGGTTGAGCCCGCATCTTGGCCGTCCACTGCGTGAGACACTGTTCGGCATAACGAAGTCCCGCGACAGTCCGCGCCAAGCAATCGCGTCCAGCATCGCTGTCCAGACCATG is from Bradyrhizobium sp. ORS 285 and encodes:
- a CDS encoding pentapeptide repeat-containing protein, which gives rise to MLIEHETFTRETGPPRGRSWDEAVFRWCNFARLEIEGQTIGGALLGCELRGIDWYWGLFNTTLLAHTTFKSCVFRGTSFTQCEVIACRFEDCRFVLDNLQGPCTFNSCMIVETVFDRCEFVVDNPRRAPVFVESRWYGCTQGGCSGLDGVFEPPRRPAGPSRC